The nucleotide window GTCGAGTGCACGCCCCGTCGGCCCCACTCGGTTTCAATGGTCCGGCTCACCGCCGACAGTGCAGCCTTGGACGCGTTGTACACCGAGAACAGCGGAGAGGCTTCGGTCAATACCCCCCAGGTGGTGACGTTGATGATGTGGCCGTCGCCGCGCTCGAGCATCCCCGGCGCGAACCCGCGGACCAGCCGCAACGGCGCGTAGTAATTGAGCACCGTGGTCCGTTCGACGTCGTGCCAGCGCTGCAGCGATTCGGCTAACGGCCGCCGGATGGAGCGGGCGGCGTTGTTGATCAGAATGTCGACGCCGCCGACGCGCTTTTCGACGTCGGCGACCAGCGCGTCGATGGCGCCCAGGTCGGAAAGATCGCAGGGCACCGACATCGCGGTGCCGCCACCGGTGGTGATGCGATCAGCCACCGCGTCCAGCAGATCCCTGCGGCGGGCGACGACGATCACGGTGGCGCCCTGCCCGGCGAACTGCTCGGCGGCCGCCTCGCCGATGCCCGACGAGGCGCCGGTGATCAGAACCCGCTTGCCGTCGAGGTCGATCGGCTTAATCGGCGGCCGGTTGCCGAACAGTTGCGGCGCGACCGGCGGGCGCATGCCGGCCAGTGTGATGTGGTCGGTCAACCGGCGCAGCGGACTCTTGCTCACACGTCGGCAGTCTAGTTTCGCCGCGTGGCGCGCTATCTAGAAGTACCGTGGAAACGGGCCATAGTCGGGCGGGCGCTTCTGTAGGAACGCGTCACGGCCCTCGACGGCTTCGTCGGTCATGTACGCCAACCGGGTGGCCTCGCCGGCGAATAGTTGCTGACCCACCAGCCCGTCGTCGAGCAGGTTGAACGCAAACTTCAGCATCCGCTGCGCCTGAGGCGATTTAGCGTTGATGGCCGCCGCCCAGTCCAGTCCTACCCGCTCCAACTCCGCGTGCTCGACGACCTCGTTCACCGCGCCCATTCGATGCATCTGCTCGGCGCTGTACGGCCGGCCCAGAAAGAAGATCTCGCGGGCGAACTTCTGGCCCACCTGGCGGGCCAGGTATGCGCTGCCGTAGCCGCCGTCGAAGCTGCCGACGTCGGCGTCGGTTTGTTTGAAGCGGGCGTGCTCGCGGCTGGCCAGGGTGAGGTCGCAGACCACATGCAGGCTATGCCCACCACCCGCCGCCCAGCCGTTGACCAGGCAGATAACCACCTTGGGCATGAACCGGATCAGCCGTTGGACCTCCAGGATGTGCAGCCGGCCGGCGCGCGCGACGTCGACGGTGTCCGCGGTGTCGCCGCTGGCGTACTGGTAGCCGCT belongs to Mycobacterium basiliense and includes:
- a CDS encoding SDR family oxidoreductase, with the translated sequence MSKSPLRRLTDHITLAGMRPPVAPQLFGNRPPIKPIDLDGKRVLITGASSGIGEAAAEQFAGQGATVIVVARRRDLLDAVADRITTGGGTAMSVPCDLSDLGAIDALVADVEKRVGGVDILINNAARSIRRPLAESLQRWHDVERTTVLNYYAPLRLVRGFAPGMLERGDGHIINVTTWGVLTEASPLFSVYNASKAALSAVSRTIETEWGRRGVHSTTLYYPLVSTPMIAPTKAYQGMPALTPHEAAQWMVTAARTRPVRVAPRIALAAKALNTVGPRWVNALMQRRQEDTTTS
- a CDS encoding 1,4-dihydroxy-2-naphthoyl-CoA synthase, whose translation is MNDNPFDAQVWRLVDGFDDLTDISYHRHVTDATVRVAFDRPEVRNAFRPHTVDELYRVLDHARMSPDVGVVLLTGNGPSPKDGGWAFCSGGDQRIRGRSGYQYASGDTADTVDVARAGRLHILEVQRLIRFMPKVVICLVNGWAAGGGHSLHVVCDLTLASREHARFKQTDADVGSFDGGYGSAYLARQVGQKFAREIFFLGRPYSAEQMHRMGAVNEVVEHAELERVGLDWAAAINAKSPQAQRMLKFAFNLLDDGLVGQQLFAGEATRLAYMTDEAVEGRDAFLQKRPPDYGPFPRYF